A stretch of DNA from Macrotis lagotis isolate mMagLag1 chromosome X, bilby.v1.9.chrom.fasta, whole genome shotgun sequence:
GCTAGCAGGAAATCAAACACAATTCAATGAATTCATCCTCCTGAGATTTTCTGAGAAACCAGATCAGCAGGGGTTACTATTTGGGTTATTTTTAGCCATGTATTTGGTCACTGTTGTGGGAAATCTACTTATAATGTTGGCCATTGCCTCTGACTCTCACCTCCACACACCCATGTACTTCTTTCTTTTCAACTTGTCCCTTTCTGATTTCTGTGTTGTGTCCACCACAGTCCCCAAGATGTTGGTGAGCATCTTGACAGGAAACAAGGCAATATCCTATCCTGAATGTCTTTCCCAGATGTATTTCTTTATGACTTTTGTCGATTTAGACAATTTTCTCCTCACTGCAATGGCTTATGACCGTTTTGTAGCTATCTGTTACCCTCTACGCTATACAACCATCATGAACCCTCAGCTCTGTGGTCTGATGGTGCTGCTCTCCTGGATAATAAGCTTTCTAGACTCCCTTCTTCACTGTCTGATGGTAACATGTCTCACCCTCTGTAAAGACCATAacattcagcattttttttgtgatCTTACTGAGATTCTGAAACTCTCTTGCTCTGACACACTCATCAATTATGCTTTGatgtatatcttatttgtacTGCTATGCATTGTCCCCCTCATGGGGATCCTTTACTCCTATAGTCAGATCTGTTCTTCAATTTTGACAATTCCATCCACTCAGGGTAAGTATAAAGCCTTTTCTACCTGTGGATCTCATCTCTGTGTAGTTTCCTTATTCTATGGCACAGGACTTGGAGTATATTTTAGCTCATCAGCTACCCAGTCTTCTTGGAGGAGCACAGTTGCCTCAGCAATGTATACTGTGGTCACCCCCATGTTGAACCCCTTCATCTATACACTAAGGAATAAGGACATAAATACTGCCCTTAGGAAATTCATTAGCAGAGCTATAGCTTGGTTATGGGGCTGAGTAATTATAAGATACAggtatttttcaaggaaatgttgGGCCGAAATGTTGAATCTTTCTAttctctcctcactcaaatccatcctccatttaatcattaaagtgatttttctgagGGATTGATTCTGTCATTCCCCGTAAGCAATACAATAACATCTACCTTTCCAGAGTTCTAAAACCTTACTCCAGACCATATGCTCTTAGCTCCAGGAACACtgtttctttcctattttatgaATGACACTCCATTTCTTAGTGTTAGTTACAGATAATTACTTACACATTATTTGTCTTTTCATCTTATTTGTCTGACTGCTTAAATTGTGAGAAAATTCTTAATTAGACTGTGTAAAAATCTACCTCTTGGTAAGTTATTTACTTTTGCTAATATTATGCACAGAGACTATattagaaaatcaaaaaagaaaggaggatgaTGGGTATTCTAActacaaagataaatatgaaagaaaatgcatacaaaataggaataatagcaaCTAAAACACAGAGAATTTTGTTATATtactcagaaaagaaaaagactcttTTCCTCAGATACCATTTCAGAAATGGAAAAGTATGACTGAAATATATGACAATTGTCAGATAGCAATGCAAAAATACAGATTTGACCTCAAAGTTTCCTTGAGCCTTGGTAGGGTGAAATCCATGACTAAAAATATAGCTCTGGCTCATCTTCCTTTGTGAAACTAGGCAATATGATCCTGCAAATAAACTCTCATACTTTTTATACCATTCCCTATTGGTTATTCCCTCACAGCAGGTGATGTgactgctgttgctgttgctgttgctaatttttcttcatctttgcttCTGATGCAgtacttaatcttttttgtacctaaaaacaataatagaaaaCACTGAAAATGGTGGCCTATTTAAAAGAAGCAACATGTAAAAAGTGAGGAATCACTTGTGTATTAAGAAATACCTTAGTAAAGAAATCAACatgaaaatcaagaagaaaagcagaaaaaattggaagaaaaataattggaagcAGAAATAGAAACCGTTTTGTTATTACATACACTAAGGGCTGATTggatagaaaaaatattagatgAATTGCTAAAATAcataatagtaaataaatatgGTATACTAGGAAAAAATACTTTCATTCCCTAGACTTCTGAAGGAGatttttatttcccaatttttcaatcCCACCTActcttcttttgcttctttagtattttcttttctactggCAACTTGACTTCTGCCTACAAATGTGCAATGCTACATCATTCAATAGATACATCCTCAAGGCCTAAAATGCTAAGTACtgcacattttctttaaaatgcagCATCCAGTGCCTTACCTCCCATTCACTCATTCACCATGCTAATATAATCCATATTTTGTGTTCACAGTCCTACTCAAATTACTGTCTCATGTACATCAAATGTAAACTTGTTACTCACTTATCAGTTCTTATTTTTGACATACCTCTTCATTTTGGCACAGCTTTACTGGTGTTCTTATAACTCTGACTGATCATTTTATGTTTCCTTCCATGGCCCCTGTTTCTTCCCCTGATCCTTTGTCACATTGTGGTCATTTTGCCTATGTTTCTGTGCTTAGATTCATCACTTTTCTTTCTgtaacaactgaaaatgactatagcttaaaaagaccaacgTGCCCACTAATCAAATTTTGTTGATCTGTCTAGCCATtgaactctgatgactctggTGGGGAAAGTGATATTAGTGGCAATGCATAGTTTTTcattacttaaatccaatttattttcaagtcaagacatcacacTGATCATGTCCTTGGAccttttaaagaatgaaggatgaataaaaaaaacaacaatctcCCATtatgttctctctgtctcttggaGACCTTGCCCACTCAGTATCAGAGTCACAGACTTCTGAAATTGGAAGGGACCACAAAAAACATCCCAAACCTTAAAGGAGTAATCCATTCTATAACATAACAGCAAAATGTTCTTTCCATCTATGCTTGAAGCTTCTATTGAATATTCTACTTAGGGATTACTAAGCATTCCACTTAGAGACAGTTTTAATTGTATGAAAATTATTCCTAACCTTAAGCCTAACTTTGCCATTTAGCCACTTCCACCCTTTGCTTCCTGTGGATCCTCATCCTTCTCTTTGGtttaaaacaaaggaaataataatactcttatttaaatactttaaaaggaTCATTATTGTCCAATCTAGTCTTCCCTTCAAGAGTCAAAATATTCCTACTTTCATGCATCAGTTTCCAAACGATATGGATTCAAAGTCCCCATATTGCTTGCTCTTCCCTGCAAGCCCTTCAACTTATCAAAGTAATTTTGGAACCATAATGTTCAAAATGAAACATAATTATTTGTGATGAAATTTGATGAGGGCAGAGGGCAGAGAAATGGCTATATCTTTAATCtatcaatttatatttctcttaatgcAACCCATTTGCATTATTCTTCACCGTTGTCCCATCATATTGCTCCATTCATATTGTTTTAGTCCACTAAGACCCTATGGGGTTTTTTGTAATGGTATAAACTGTCCAAATCGTTTTAGGTTTATCTGTTTCCGTGCAGTGAAGTAGTTATTCTCAGCAACTGTGGGTGAAACTTGCAGATTTGATAACTTTTATCCAAACAgtagattaaaaaatttaaaagacacaATGCCAACAGAGTTGTGTGGACAATATATTGGAGATGTTCTGCCATCCCCAGACCATTAACGAGAAGTTGCAATGAATAGGGCAAGAAACTTTGAGTCAAGAAGTCCTAAGTTCATTCGTGCATCAGACCTTTGCTAACTTAGCATATTCTTGGTCAAGTAATCTAAATTCTTGTTCTTCAGTTTCTTATACTCTGAAATGAGGAGTAAAAATAACACCAACCTCACAGAATTaatttgagaattaaatgaattaatatattaatataatattttattaatattaattaataacatATGTAACCttttatgcaaaataaaaaataatatattcatgcTATTTGTTGCAGTAAACACTCATGTCATATGAGCATCATGCAGTTCCTAATCTATGCATATACAAATGAATCTATATTCCACCCTCATCTCTACAAACATAGTATTAAACATTCTAgcaaatgagtttttttaaaaccTACAAAAACTGTATTTCTTATCCAGCGTTTAAAAATTGTTACTGTGTATTAATATAACTTCCCTATATGTCTGgtctatgtttttttaaatataagacttCTTTATTTCCTTAGTATCAAATACAGGACTCTCCTAAAATAGTCATACATTAAAAGTTTTGTTGAAATACATTGATCCAACCAGTTTCTAAAGGAGAATTTGGGTTCAGTGCATAATATACAGAACagagagtcagaaagtcctgagtttaaatgtaATCTAATAATTATgggaaaatggaaatgatgaatACCAAATAGCAAAACCATTAGGATTCTATTAAAGTAgttcttaaagaaaaatcatCTTCCAGGGCAGTTGGTGACACAgtggaccagccctggagtcaggaggacctgaattcaaatctgacctcagacaattaataattgcctagtccTGTGACtcagggaaagtcacttaatcccattgacttaaataaagaaaaaatttaaaaaaaaaaagaaaatacaccagataaaattttaaaaaatcatcttcccACAAATGTTTGTTATCAACCTAGAAAAATAAAGGGCTAATATACTGAGTTGCACCTTTCAAAACtataaatccaaaaaaaattaaaataagcaaaaagtaGGGcatattaaaaagttaaaaaaagaaattgaaaaatcaaaatacataaatataacaaatgaaacaaaaattcatGTTCTTTAAAATGCTAATAAAGCTAATAATATTTTACCTAaactatttttttgaaaaagaaggcAGAGAACAATTCAGTAGAACAGTAGATCTGCAAGGTGAAATCAgaacaaaatcaaaggaaataaagataataattagaACATATTATGCTCACttatatatttaacaaatttaagaacataaaagaaatggaggattatctttatgaatttaaaatatcgggggcggctaggtggagcagtggatagagcactagcccaagaggcaggagtatctgagttcaaatccagcctcagacatttaataattacctaactgtgtagccttgggcaagccacttaaccccattgccttgcaaaaacctgaaaaaaaagaatttaaaatatctaaACTAAAAACCTCAATcccagaaatgaaaattaaattacctGTAAAGGACATCCAGaggagaattctatcaaaaaattaaataataattagtatACATCCAcaaatttttctcaaaaataaagatataaacacCCTACCTGAATTCTTTTATGAGATAAATATAGTCCTTTTACTTAAACTGTGGAAAGATAAAACAATCACATGCACCTAAATTGTAGgccaatataattaattaatattttttcaaacctttaaaagaaaaatactatcaaAAAGAGTACAGCAAGTTATCCAAGAAATCATTTACCATGGTTAAATTGAATTTACGTCAGGAATGAAAAGATacaacatttacaaaaatataaatgagcatattgaaaaattcaaatatcccAAA
This window harbors:
- the LOC141499516 gene encoding olfactory receptor 7D4-like; amino-acid sequence: MFFSFLISSRKFSLMLAGNQTQFNEFILLRFSEKPDQQGLLFGLFLAMYLVTVVGNLLIMLAIASDSHLHTPMYFFLFNLSLSDFCVVSTTVPKMLVSILTGNKAISYPECLSQMYFFMTFVDLDNFLLTAMAYDRFVAICYPLRYTTIMNPQLCGLMVLLSWIISFLDSLLHCLMVTCLTLCKDHNIQHFFCDLTEILKLSCSDTLINYALMYILFVLLCIVPLMGILYSYSQICSSILTIPSTQGKYKAFSTCGSHLCVVSLFYGTGLGVYFSSSATQSSWRSTVASAMYTVVTPMLNPFIYTLRNKDINTALRKFISRAIAWLWG